Proteins from a genomic interval of Sporomusaceae bacterium:
- a CDS encoding dienelactone hydrolase family protein: protein MSGGLGPVAWEKTDGVYQIGSGAEDAVILLHEIYGVNGHMCDAAAWLAAQGLAVYCPDLLGTVYGYDQEAAAYEHYMKVGFAAAAGEATALAGRIAGGHRRIFLVGYSAGATVAWLLSGRDGFAGAVGYYGSRIRDFPDLTPACPVLLLFPHREEAFSVPALAAMLAAKDGVTVSALPGRHGFADRRSPRFEAAAAQAADAMAAAFLRDEGISANL from the coding sequence ATGAGCGGCGGTCTTGGACCTGTTGCTTGGGAAAAGACGGACGGCGTCTACCAAATAGGCAGCGGAGCAGAGGATGCGGTTATCCTGTTGCACGAGATTTACGGAGTCAACGGCCATATGTGCGACGCGGCCGCCTGGCTGGCGGCCCAGGGCCTGGCCGTCTACTGCCCCGATCTCCTCGGGACGGTGTACGGCTACGACCAGGAGGCGGCGGCATATGAGCACTATATGAAGGTGGGCTTCGCCGCGGCTGCCGGGGAGGCGACTGCGCTCGCCGGGCGGATAGCCGGCGGCCACCGTAGGATATTTCTGGTGGGGTACAGCGCCGGGGCGACGGTGGCCTGGCTGCTGAGCGGCCGGGACGGGTTCGCCGGCGCGGTCGGCTACTACGGGTCGCGTATCCGCGACTTTCCCGACCTCACGCCGGCCTGTCCGGTGCTGCTCTTATTCCCTCACCGCGAGGAAGCTTTTTCGGTCCCTGCCCTGGCGGCAATGCTGGCGGCCAAGGACGGGGTGACCGTCAGCGCCCTGCCGGGCCGGCACGGCTTCGCCGACCGCCGGTCGCCCCGCTTCGAGGCTGCGGCCGCGCAGGCGGCTGATGCCATGGCGGCGGCGTTCCTCCGGGACGAAGGCATATCCGCAAATCTATAA
- a CDS encoding GGDEF domain-containing protein, which translates to MRLLTPQPEAAHELDSSYREHYLAKDARQTIIAIAVWMLPVLPFSYGDYIIFGASTQFAALLALRLIFCAFSVYTIRALAKVATARDYDTIFLRWAVFGIVVVTYFNYIWAQHIPPNGALTILVIFSSYMVFPVRLAVRLAPPLILSAANFCLQWLIVEPISPQALFALLATLITANILGIVFSTWLQNYRLVEFKARQEENKVKEELSRLAATDDLTGALNRRKIMELATWEYERFLRERRPLSVVMIDVDRFKKLNDTYGHEAGDLILTSFTAYVAKSLRREDIWGRLGGDEFVLILPDTPVEQAAAVAERLCLDLSEPVLWQGQELSFTISCGVTAGQEKDRSIDHVFTRADKALYSAKRKGRNRVETM; encoded by the coding sequence ATGCGCTTACTGACGCCCCAGCCCGAAGCCGCCCACGAACTTGATTCCAGTTATCGCGAGCATTACCTGGCGAAAGATGCCCGCCAGACCATCATCGCCATTGCCGTCTGGATGCTTCCCGTCCTGCCTTTTTCCTATGGCGACTACATCATCTTCGGCGCCAGCACACAGTTTGCGGCTCTCCTGGCGCTGAGGCTGATTTTTTGCGCATTCTCCGTCTACACCATTCGCGCTCTGGCGAAGGTCGCCACGGCCCGCGATTATGACACCATTTTTCTCCGCTGGGCCGTCTTCGGCATCGTTGTAGTGACATATTTCAATTATATCTGGGCTCAGCATATACCCCCCAACGGCGCCCTCACCATCCTGGTCATCTTCAGCTCTTATATGGTCTTCCCCGTCAGACTGGCCGTCCGGCTCGCCCCGCCCCTGATCCTGTCCGCGGCCAACTTCTGCCTGCAGTGGTTGATCGTCGAACCGATCAGCCCGCAAGCCCTGTTCGCCTTGCTGGCGACGCTGATCACGGCTAACATCCTCGGCATCGTTTTCTCAACGTGGCTACAAAATTACCGCCTCGTCGAATTCAAGGCGCGTCAGGAGGAAAACAAGGTCAAGGAAGAACTGAGCCGGCTGGCCGCCACCGATGACCTTACCGGCGCTCTCAACCGGCGGAAAATCATGGAACTCGCCACGTGGGAATATGAGCGGTTTCTGCGCGAGCGACGTCCGTTGTCGGTCGTAATGATCGATGTCGACCGCTTCAAGAAGCTGAACGATACTTACGGGCACGAAGCCGGAGACCTCATCCTGACAAGCTTCACCGCCTATGTCGCCAAGAGCCTTCGCCGTGAAGACATCTGGGGACGGCTGGGCGGCGACGAATTCGTCCTCATTCTGCCCGATACGCCCGTCGAGCAGGCGGCAGCCGTCGCCGAGCGCCTATGCCTTGATCTCAGCGAACCCGTCCTCTGGCAGGGGCAGGAACTCTCCTTCACCATCAGTTGCGGCGTCACCGCCGGCCAGGAAAAGGACCGGTCCATCGACCACGTGTTCACCAGGGCGGACAAGGCCCTCTACAGCGCCAAGCGCAAGGGCCGCAACCGGGTGGAAACGATGTAG
- a CDS encoding amidohydrolase, producing MIDIDRRVREIYETLHAIPEVGFSEHKTAAFLADGLRKAGYSVRTGIGGTGVIGELTGDGPVVGLRADMDALVHTVDGVEKCIHSCGHDAHSAMVLTAAEALAASRPAKGRIKIVFQPAEEKLDGAVSMIESGALNDLNYLLGIHLRPVQEAKAGQATPALYHGASYIAEAVVTGAPAHGARPHLGVNAIDAAAAAVGAVNAIHLNPVEPWSVKTTKFQAGGPTLNAIPDKAELAFDLRAQKNAVMDELLAKLPKAVENAAAAVGATAAVAVKGGVPAAEYDQGLVAVARDAIAAVLGPAGLLEPIVTPGGEDFHYFVKKIPGLKPAYVGLGCNLTPGLHHPAMTFDVAALPAGVRIMLAMVKRILA from the coding sequence ATGATCGACATCGACAGACGCGTGAGGGAAATCTACGAAACCCTCCACGCCATCCCCGAGGTAGGCTTCAGCGAACACAAAACCGCGGCCTTCCTGGCCGACGGTCTCAGAAAGGCCGGCTACTCCGTGAGGACGGGCATCGGCGGTACCGGCGTCATCGGCGAACTGACCGGCGACGGCCCGGTCGTAGGTCTGCGCGCCGACATGGACGCCCTGGTCCACACGGTGGACGGGGTGGAAAAATGCATCCACTCCTGCGGTCACGACGCTCACTCGGCCATGGTTCTGACCGCCGCCGAAGCGTTGGCCGCGAGCCGGCCCGCCAAAGGAAGGATTAAGATCGTTTTCCAGCCTGCGGAGGAAAAATTGGACGGCGCGGTGTCCATGATCGAATCCGGCGCGCTCAACGACCTGAACTATCTCCTCGGCATCCATCTGCGGCCCGTTCAGGAGGCCAAAGCCGGCCAGGCGACCCCGGCCCTCTACCACGGGGCGTCTTACATCGCCGAAGCCGTCGTCACCGGCGCACCCGCCCATGGCGCCCGCCCCCACCTCGGAGTCAACGCCATTGACGCCGCAGCCGCTGCGGTGGGAGCGGTCAACGCCATCCACCTCAACCCGGTGGAACCCTGGTCGGTAAAAACCACCAAATTCCAGGCCGGAGGCCCAACCCTCAACGCTATCCCCGACAAAGCCGAGCTGGCCTTCGACCTGCGGGCGCAGAAAAACGCCGTCATGGACGAACTGCTGGCGAAACTGCCCAAGGCGGTGGAGAACGCCGCCGCCGCCGTCGGCGCCACCGCCGCGGTGGCGGTAAAAGGCGGCGTCCCCGCCGCCGAATATGACCAAGGCCTCGTAGCGGTTGCCCGCGATGCGATCGCCGCCGTCCTCGGACCCGCCGGCCTCCTCGAGCCGATAGTCACTCCCGGAGGCGAAGACTTCCACTACTTTGTCAAAAAAATCCCCGGTCTCAAACCGGCGTACGTCGGCCTCGGCTGCAATCTCACTCCCGGCCTGCACCATCCGGCCATGACCTTCGACGTTGCCGCCCTGCCCGCCGGTGTCCGCATCATGCTGGCAATGGTCAAACGGATACTGGCCTGA
- a CDS encoding YjiG family protein — protein MNKKTLADVFVEGARKGWNLGVANILPNVLMAFVLIQMLKVTGVLTLMGTFFGPVMGVFGLPGEAITVLMGAWLSMGGGVGVAASLYSAKVLNMTHVTIVLPAIILMGAQIQYMGRLLGTAGVQTRYYPMLFGISIMNALIAMLIMRFFA, from the coding sequence ATGAATAAGAAAACGCTTGCCGACGTCTTCGTCGAAGGGGCCCGCAAAGGCTGGAACCTCGGCGTGGCCAATATCCTCCCCAACGTCCTCATGGCCTTTGTACTCATCCAGATGCTCAAGGTGACAGGCGTGCTGACGCTGATGGGCACGTTTTTCGGGCCGGTCATGGGCGTCTTCGGTCTACCGGGCGAAGCCATAACCGTCCTGATGGGCGCCTGGCTTTCGATGGGCGGCGGCGTAGGCGTGGCCGCCTCGCTCTACTCGGCTAAGGTCCTGAACATGACCCACGTCACCATCGTGCTGCCCGCCATCATCCTTATGGGCGCCCAGATCCAGTATATGGGCCGCCTGCTTGGCACCGCCGGGGTGCAAACCCGCTACTATCCCATGCTGTTCGGCATCTCGATAATGAACGCCCTCATCGCCATGCTTATAATGCGGTTCTTCGCGTAA
- a CDS encoding nucleoside recognition domain-containing protein produces MSTEPKKDSSIVEEFKVPWYGYVALLFAIIFFSGLFAKSKGWIAVFDFNTINGTYGVMKDAAKATFQGQGGTGARDGFLFALGLVPAVMLALGVVEVVDHLGGLKAGQKLLTPILRPLLGIPGIAGLALVTSLQSTDAGAGMTKMLRETDAITEKEKTVFCAFQFSAGGTITNYLSSGAALFSFLTVPIIIPLAVIVVMKFFGANVMRLYLNRVENKGEAENE; encoded by the coding sequence ATGTCCACAGAGCCCAAAAAAGACTCTTCCATAGTTGAAGAATTTAAAGTTCCCTGGTACGGTTATGTGGCCCTGCTGTTCGCGATCATCTTCTTCTCAGGCCTATTCGCAAAATCCAAGGGCTGGATCGCCGTTTTCGACTTCAACACCATCAACGGCACGTACGGCGTGATGAAGGACGCCGCCAAAGCCACTTTCCAGGGGCAGGGAGGCACCGGAGCCCGCGACGGCTTCCTGTTCGCCCTGGGGCTTGTCCCGGCCGTAATGCTGGCCCTGGGCGTCGTCGAAGTCGTCGACCATCTTGGCGGCCTGAAAGCCGGTCAGAAGCTTCTCACCCCCATCCTGCGGCCGCTTTTGGGCATCCCCGGCATTGCCGGCCTCGCCCTCGTAACCAGCCTGCAAAGCACCGACGCCGGCGCCGGTATGACCAAGATGCTGCGCGAGACCGATGCCATCACCGAGAAGGAGAAAACCGTCTTTTGCGCCTTCCAGTTCTCGGCCGGCGGCACGATCACCAACTACCTCTCCAGCGGAGCCGCCCTCTTCTCCTTCCTTACCGTCCCCATAATAATACCGCTGGCGGTAATCGTCGTCATGAAGTTTTTCGGCGCCAATGTCATGCGTCTCTACCTTAACAGGGTAGAAAATAAGGGGGAAGCGGAGAATGAATAA
- a CDS encoding helix-turn-helix domain-containing protein, whose translation MTSQVGFEDFYAVFHGLIAMLGPDYCVVLYSAAGEQQEQVLAVGNGRLAGLAIGNRPIPADRAAIDEILRNGPGYVANYFSCSAAGRRLRSCLMRLGADEKPTGYLAIHYDLAQAEILKNMATLLTEGKPAADFTAVEQKSRLDDLIGEGLRRARQYLGKPLAYASKLEKIQLVERLDQEGFFLLKGSIEALAQEMGNTKYTVYSYLRENRIRVAD comes from the coding sequence ATGACGTCGCAGGTCGGGTTCGAAGATTTTTACGCCGTTTTCCACGGACTAATAGCCATGCTGGGTCCCGACTATTGCGTCGTGTTGTACTCAGCGGCTGGCGAACAACAGGAACAAGTACTTGCCGTTGGCAACGGCCGGCTGGCCGGCCTCGCCATCGGCAACCGCCCCATCCCCGCCGACCGGGCTGCTATCGACGAAATCCTCCGTAACGGCCCAGGCTATGTGGCCAATTATTTTTCCTGTTCCGCTGCCGGCCGCCGCCTGCGCTCCTGTCTGATGCGGCTCGGCGCCGACGAAAAACCCACCGGTTACCTCGCCATCCATTACGACCTTGCCCAGGCGGAGATTCTCAAAAATATGGCTACCCTGTTAACCGAAGGCAAGCCTGCCGCCGATTTTACAGCCGTCGAACAAAAATCGCGGCTCGACGACCTCATCGGCGAAGGACTCCGGCGGGCCCGCCAGTACCTTGGCAAACCCCTCGCTTACGCCAGCAAGCTTGAGAAGATCCAGTTGGTCGAAAGGTTGGATCAAGAAGGCTTTTTCCTGCTGAAAGGCTCTATCGAAGCCCTCGCGCAAGAAATGGGCAATACCAAGTACACGGTCTATTCCTATCTACGGGAAAACCGCATCCGCGTCGCCGACTGA
- a CDS encoding TRAP transporter permease, whose amino-acid sequence MEQDKKPVIDKKQIEAFINEEPSEATEQVLRKYEAEARFRKFTGSLAKIVAIIAIAMSLFHLYTAGLGVLEAIKQRSIHLTFVLVLVFLLYPANKKSPKNKVTAFDVMLAALSIFVGVYLITIYDDLANAGGVYTRMDIWVGALLCLLVLEAARRATGKELPIMALLFVAYALFGDWIPGQFGHRGYSVDRIIEHMFLTTEGIYGVALGVSSTYIFLFILFGAFLSETGMAKFFNALAMAAAGSSPGGPAKVAIFASGLLGTINGSAVANVATTGAFTIPLMKSIGYRPHFAGAVEAVASTGGQIMPPVMGAAAFIMVEFLGMTYTQIMLSAIFPAFLYYLACWTMIHLEARKLGLQGLPKDQLPKAGEVMRKSGHLTLPVIAIVALLLYGLTPLYAAFFTILITVAVSYIKKDTAIGVAGILKALEGGARSAVGVAMACAVVGFVVGVSSLTSLGLTFGANIIDLSGNNLMLMLVLTAITALILGMGLPTTACYIVAATIAAPALIKIGVLPLVAHFFVFYFACLSNLTPPVCLAAFTAAGIAGASPYKVGWTSSRLGVAGFLVPFLAVYSPMLLFQGNYSMVSLIEAIITATVGIIALSAALENWLLRKCTIIERFILFCGALGLIIPGFWTDILGLGGVAAVYLWQKRSPAKSPAVGAADN is encoded by the coding sequence TTGGAGCAAGATAAGAAACCGGTAATCGACAAAAAACAGATTGAAGCGTTTATCAACGAAGAACCGTCGGAAGCCACCGAACAGGTATTGCGGAAATACGAGGCCGAAGCCAGGTTCCGCAAGTTCACCGGCAGCCTCGCCAAGATCGTCGCCATCATCGCCATCGCCATGTCCTTGTTCCATCTTTATACCGCCGGCCTCGGCGTGCTTGAAGCCATCAAACAGCGCAGCATCCACCTCACCTTCGTGCTCGTCCTGGTCTTCCTGCTCTATCCGGCGAACAAAAAGAGCCCGAAAAACAAGGTGACAGCCTTTGACGTCATGCTGGCAGCACTGTCAATATTTGTGGGCGTGTATCTCATCACCATCTACGACGATCTGGCCAACGCCGGCGGCGTTTACACCCGCATGGACATCTGGGTCGGCGCCCTCCTGTGCCTGCTGGTGCTCGAAGCGGCCCGCAGGGCGACCGGCAAGGAACTGCCGATAATGGCGCTGCTGTTCGTCGCCTACGCCCTGTTCGGCGACTGGATCCCCGGCCAGTTCGGCCACCGCGGCTACAGCGTCGACCGCATCATCGAGCATATGTTCCTTACAACCGAAGGCATATACGGTGTCGCTCTGGGTGTCTCGTCCACCTATATCTTCCTGTTCATCCTCTTCGGGGCCTTCCTGTCCGAAACCGGCATGGCCAAATTCTTCAACGCCCTGGCGATGGCCGCTGCCGGCAGCTCGCCGGGCGGCCCGGCCAAAGTGGCCATCTTTGCCAGCGGCCTCTTGGGCACCATCAACGGCAGCGCCGTCGCCAACGTCGCCACCACCGGCGCCTTCACCATCCCGCTGATGAAAAGTATCGGTTACCGGCCTCACTTCGCCGGCGCCGTCGAAGCCGTGGCATCCACGGGCGGCCAGATCATGCCGCCCGTTATGGGCGCAGCCGCCTTCATCATGGTTGAATTTCTCGGCATGACCTACACCCAGATCATGTTGTCCGCTATTTTCCCTGCTTTCTTGTACTACTTGGCCTGCTGGACAATGATCCACCTTGAGGCCCGCAAACTTGGCCTGCAAGGACTGCCCAAGGACCAACTCCCCAAAGCCGGCGAGGTCATGCGCAAATCCGGCCACCTCACCCTCCCCGTCATTGCCATCGTCGCCCTCCTCCTTTACGGCCTTACGCCGCTCTACGCCGCCTTTTTCACCATCCTCATCACCGTGGCCGTCAGCTATATCAAAAAAGACACCGCCATCGGCGTTGCCGGCATCCTCAAGGCCCTTGAAGGCGGTGCCCGTTCGGCCGTCGGCGTGGCCATGGCCTGCGCCGTCGTCGGCTTTGTTGTCGGTGTTAGTTCGCTCACCAGCCTCGGTCTCACCTTCGGCGCCAACATCATCGACCTGTCCGGCAACAACCTGATGCTGATGCTGGTGCTGACAGCCATCACCGCCCTCATCCTCGGCATGGGGCTGCCCACCACCGCCTGCTACATCGTTGCCGCCACCATCGCCGCGCCGGCGCTGATCAAAATTGGCGTGCTGCCGCTGGTCGCCCACTTCTTCGTCTTCTACTTCGCCTGCCTTTCCAACCTCACTCCGCCAGTCTGCCTGGCCGCTTTCACTGCCGCCGGCATCGCCGGCGCCAGCCCCTACAAGGTCGGCTGGACTTCTTCCCGCCTAGGCGTGGCCGGCTTCCTCGTACCCTTCCTAGCCGTCTATTCGCCCATGCTGCTCTTCCAGGGCAACTACAGCATGGTGTCGCTGATCGAAGCCATCATAACCGCCACTGTCGGCATCATCGCCCTCAGCGCCGCCTTGGAGAACTGGCTGCTGCGCAAGTGTACAATTATCGAGCGGTTTATTCTCTTCTGCGGGGCCCTGGGACTCATCATCCCCGGCTTCTGGACCGACATCCTCGGCCTCGGTGGCGTCGCCGCCGTCTATCTCTGGCAGAAACGTTCTCCTGCCAAATCGCCGGCGGTCGGCGCCGCTGATAACTGA
- a CDS encoding TAXI family TRAP transporter solute-binding subunit, giving the protein MNNGETSLGTHKTPEGEKQVRKQAIFVLSGLVILALIIAGCGGGSGGAQKVQNINIATATTGGVYYPMGNAMAQMFSKQIPNIKASAQATAGTPQNVLLMQKKEAEIAFAQNGVAFYAYQGKAMFDGKPVKMLRGITHLYPNVMHIVVKADSEIKSVKDFAGKRFVPGAVGSATEINSKEILGLFGLDYKDKKNVKADYLGYTEAAEALKDGRVDGILIAGGLPTAAVLDAASSVKIRILSIEPDMMTKLVKEMPWYYEIKIPKGTYIGQTEDITTVAVANILICRDDLSTDLVYNITKTLYDGQKDLVAAHSAAKDMKLPDATKGMTVPLHPGAEKYFKEKGIIK; this is encoded by the coding sequence ATGAATAATGGTGAAACCAGCTTAGGTACCCACAAAACACCGGAAGGGGAGAAACAAGTGAGGAAACAAGCCATCTTCGTTCTGTCCGGTCTCGTGATCCTGGCACTCATCATAGCCGGGTGCGGCGGCGGCAGCGGCGGCGCCCAGAAGGTCCAGAACATCAACATCGCGACCGCAACTACCGGCGGCGTCTACTATCCGATGGGCAACGCCATGGCCCAGATGTTCAGCAAACAGATCCCCAACATTAAAGCCTCGGCCCAGGCAACGGCCGGCACTCCGCAGAACGTTCTTCTGATGCAGAAGAAAGAGGCCGAAATTGCCTTCGCTCAGAACGGCGTAGCCTTTTACGCCTACCAGGGCAAGGCGATGTTCGACGGCAAACCCGTAAAAATGCTGCGCGGCATCACCCACCTCTATCCCAACGTCATGCACATCGTCGTCAAAGCCGACTCTGAAATCAAATCGGTCAAAGACTTTGCCGGCAAGAGATTCGTTCCCGGCGCCGTCGGCAGCGCCACCGAAATCAACTCCAAGGAAATCCTCGGCCTCTTCGGTCTCGACTACAAAGACAAGAAGAACGTGAAGGCCGACTACCTCGGCTACACGGAAGCGGCCGAAGCCCTCAAGGACGGCCGGGTCGACGGCATCCTGATCGCCGGCGGCCTGCCTACCGCCGCCGTTCTCGACGCCGCCTCGTCGGTCAAAATCCGCATTCTGTCCATTGAGCCCGATATGATGACGAAACTCGTCAAGGAAATGCCCTGGTACTATGAGATCAAGATTCCCAAAGGAACCTACATAGGCCAGACCGAAGACATCACCACCGTGGCGGTCGCCAATATCCTCATCTGCCGCGATGACCTGTCCACCGATCTTGTCTACAACATCACCAAAACTCTCTATGACGGCCAGAAAGACCTTGTCGCCGCCCACTCCGCGGCCAAAGACATGAAGCTGCCGGACGCCACCAAGGGCATGACAGTGCCCCTTCATCCGGGGGCCGAAAAGTACTTCAAGGAAAAGGGAATAATCAAGTAA
- a CDS encoding arsenate reductase family protein: MGVQIFGTKKCQDTRKAERYFKERGIPYQFVDLMVRGLSKGELDRVKAAVGLDSLIDREGKEYARRNLKYLVHDVEEVLLATPLLLRTPVVRDGPKATVGYCPEVWGVWLEKGAAR, encoded by the coding sequence ATGGGCGTACAGATTTTCGGCACAAAGAAGTGCCAGGATACTCGCAAAGCCGAGCGCTACTTCAAAGAGCGGGGCATACCGTACCAGTTCGTCGACCTGATGGTCCGCGGACTCAGCAAGGGGGAGCTCGATAGGGTCAAGGCGGCTGTGGGCCTCGACAGCCTCATCGACCGGGAGGGCAAGGAATACGCCCGGCGAAACCTCAAATACCTTGTTCACGATGTCGAGGAGGTGCTGCTGGCTACGCCGCTTCTACTGAGAACGCCGGTCGTGCGGGACGGCCCGAAGGCCACGGTGGGTTACTGTCCCGAGGTCTGGGGAGTGTGGCTTGAGAAGGGGGCGGCAAGATGA
- a CDS encoding YwbE family protein, with protein sequence MNGTERKNIRPGLLVRVVQKQHQRSGELTEGVVRDILTNSAVHPHGIKVRLEGGVVGRVKKIIGD encoded by the coding sequence ATGAACGGCACTGAGCGTAAGAACATCAGGCCGGGGCTGCTGGTGAGGGTGGTGCAGAAACAGCACCAGCGCAGCGGCGAACTGACCGAGGGCGTCGTCCGGGATATCCTGACGAACAGCGCCGTCCATCCGCATGGCATAAAAGTGCGGCTTGAAGGGGGCGTCGTCGGCCGGGTAAAGAAGATAATAGGCGACTGA
- a CDS encoding cupin domain-containing protein, with translation MKMVVVNMLAEMAKTPVDPAVGIAVVSGVAEPGVSIGLAVVEKSIRPHYQKVSDEIYYVLRGQGTITVDGEKRDLKEGDVIAIPKGKVHGFENTGDEPCLILFASGPKFEPDKDRFFPDGG, from the coding sequence ATGAAAATGGTTGTCGTCAATATGTTGGCGGAGATGGCTAAGACGCCCGTCGACCCGGCTGTGGGCATCGCGGTCGTTTCCGGGGTGGCCGAGCCGGGGGTGAGCATCGGGCTGGCGGTTGTGGAAAAGAGTATCCGGCCGCATTATCAGAAGGTGAGCGACGAAATTTACTACGTCCTGCGCGGGCAGGGGACGATCACCGTCGACGGGGAAAAGCGCGACCTGAAGGAGGGGGACGTCATTGCCATTCCCAAGGGCAAGGTTCACGGCTTTGAGAATACCGGCGACGAGCCGTGCCTAATCCTGTTCGCCAGCGGGCCGAAGTTCGAGCCCGACAAGGACCGGTTCTTCCCGGACGGCGGGTGA
- a CDS encoding lipase family protein: protein MKRLILLLIIAIMTAGLAPAAHAGAAEDFEDAYELRLAAAACLAAYSDRMGLLARDYLRQDGWEIIPFRKSAEEADARFLLARNLTQTGRSRYVLAVVGTETFKDFKVDLRTEKVYFAGRTPDEFAESAKIQGVEDTEPKVHRGFHEYVQVALTARTAGEGQANDRLVRELLTDPAGEMLIVGHSLGGAAATIAGARLLSMGVRPEQIGVITFGAPAVGNEAFSRQFAPRLDLTRVVIAGDPVTGILQKMVGGYRQFGRELVWQRSALFEKGPHAMAEYLDLAVKNYYDRRSAAVKAGFHTLPQAGPSAAGLRIYVAPPHEYLPDGLKVEYRYMEQALVDQYRRLLPGYVLGEAGVDPAKGATAAGARYYVVAEISGLKMKNEHNQYFVTLQHTVYDAAGKVVYINSYASVTANMTPLEALAHDSAGAVADLAGWLAAR from the coding sequence ATGAAAAGATTGATACTGCTGCTGATTATCGCGATAATGACGGCCGGTCTGGCGCCGGCGGCCCATGCCGGCGCCGCCGAGGACTTCGAGGACGCGTACGAGCTTCGTCTGGCGGCGGCGGCCTGCCTGGCGGCGTACAGCGATCGGATGGGGCTGCTGGCGCGCGATTACCTCCGCCAGGACGGCTGGGAGATAATCCCCTTCAGGAAGAGCGCCGAGGAAGCCGATGCCCGCTTCCTGCTGGCGAGAAACCTGACGCAGACGGGGCGGAGCCGCTACGTGCTGGCGGTGGTCGGTACGGAAACCTTCAAGGACTTCAAGGTCGATCTGCGGACAGAAAAGGTTTATTTCGCCGGCCGCACGCCGGATGAGTTTGCGGAAAGTGCGAAGATACAGGGAGTAGAAGACACGGAGCCCAAGGTTCACCGCGGCTTTCACGAGTATGTGCAGGTCGCGCTCACGGCCAGGACCGCCGGTGAGGGCCAGGCCAACGATCGGCTGGTGAGAGAACTGCTGACCGACCCGGCTGGCGAGATGCTGATTGTCGGCCATAGCCTGGGCGGCGCGGCCGCCACCATCGCCGGGGCGAGGCTGCTGTCGATGGGGGTCAGGCCGGAGCAGATCGGCGTAATCACCTTTGGCGCGCCGGCAGTGGGCAACGAGGCGTTCAGCCGCCAGTTTGCGCCGAGACTCGACTTGACCAGGGTGGTCATCGCCGGCGATCCCGTTACCGGCATCCTTCAGAAGATGGTGGGCGGGTACCGCCAGTTCGGTCGCGAGTTGGTGTGGCAGCGGTCGGCGCTGTTCGAGAAAGGCCCTCACGCCATGGCGGAATATCTTGACCTGGCGGTGAAGAATTATTATGACCGGCGGTCGGCGGCGGTGAAGGCGGGTTTTCATACTCTGCCGCAGGCCGGCCCGTCGGCGGCCGGGCTGCGGATTTATGTAGCTCCGCCGCATGAATACCTGCCGGACGGCCTGAAGGTCGAATACCGTTATATGGAACAGGCTCTCGTCGACCAGTACCGCCGCTTGTTGCCGGGATATGTACTGGGCGAGGCGGGGGTTGACCCCGCCAAGGGAGCAACCGCGGCCGGCGCCAGATATTACGTTGTAGCCGAAATCAGCGGCCTGAAGATGAAAAACGAGCATAACCAGTATTTCGTCACCTTGCAGCATACGGTGTACGATGCAGCCGGCAAGGTCGTGTATATCAACTCCTACGCGTCCGTAACCGCCAACATGACGCCGCTTGAGGCCCTGGCCCACGACTCTGCCGGCGCGGTCGCCGATCTTGCCGGCTGGCTGGCCGCCCGTTAG
- a CDS encoding manganese efflux pump produces the protein MSVLELFVLSTALGTDLFSVAIPIGMNRVRLRVIFRSAVVFALFHIGMILTGYYVGHWLGAMVEHVGTYHIDWPAAAVQDWASAIGALVLAGLGVHMIRENAAGTGRPATGHPLQGLSLVGLAVSVSLDALAAGFSLGMMDVDLVKLSIILGVVIFAVGIVGLGLGRRLGRIIGGRAELVGGLVLMMLGVHVFWTAVMN, from the coding sequence TTGAGTGTCCTCGAATTGTTCGTGCTCAGTACAGCGCTGGGCACGGATTTGTTTTCGGTAGCGATTCCCATCGGCATGAACAGAGTGAGACTGCGGGTCATATTCCGGTCGGCGGTGGTATTTGCCCTCTTTCACATCGGGATGATTCTCACCGGCTACTATGTCGGTCACTGGCTAGGCGCGATGGTCGAACACGTGGGCACCTACCATATCGACTGGCCGGCGGCGGCGGTGCAGGACTGGGCCAGCGCCATCGGCGCGCTTGTGCTGGCCGGCCTCGGCGTGCACATGATCCGGGAAAATGCCGCCGGTACCGGCCGGCCGGCGACGGGGCACCCGCTCCAGGGGCTGTCGCTGGTTGGGCTGGCGGTAAGTGTCAGCCTGGACGCGCTGGCCGCGGGGTTCAGCCTGGGAATGATGGACGTTGATCTGGTAAAGCTGAGCATTATCCTCGGGGTGGTGATATTCGCGGTGGGGATCGTCGGCCTGGGGCTGGGCAGGCGCCTGGGGCGTATTATCGGCGGGCGGGCCGAGCTGGTGGGAGGGTTGGTGCTTATGATGCTCGGCGTCCATGTTTTCTGGACCGCGGTAATGAACTAG